The Piliocolobus tephrosceles isolate RC106 chromosome 2, ASM277652v3, whole genome shotgun sequence genome window below encodes:
- the RNF123 gene encoding E3 ubiquitin-protein ligase RNF123 isoform X2: MASKGAGMSFSRKSYRLTSDAEKSRVTGIVQEKLLNDYLNRIFSSSDHAPPAATSRKPLNFQNLPEHLDQLLQVDNEEEESQGQVEGRLGPSTVVLDHTGGFEGLLLVDDDLLGVIGHSNFGTIRSTTCVYKGKWVYEVLISSQGLMQIGWCTISCRFNQEEGVGDTHNSYAYDGNRVRKWNVTTTNYGKAWAAGDIVSCLIDLDDGTLSFCLNGVSLGTAFENLSRGLGMAYFPAISLSFKESVAFNFGSRPLRYPVAGYRPLQDPPSADLLRAQRLLGCFRAVLSVELDPVEGRLLDKESSKWRLRGQPTVLLTLAHIFHRFAPLLGCLVQSGKLLPHQCLALVQRKVYLVEAVLMSFLLGLVEKGTPAQAQSVVRQVLDLLWLFMEDYEVQDCLKQLMMSLLRLYRFSPIVPDLGLQIHYLRLTIAILRHEKSRKFLLSNVLFDVLRSVVFFYIKSPLRVEEAGLQELIPTTWWPHRSSREGKESTEMKEETAEERLRRRAYERGCQRLRKRIEVVEELQVQILKLLLDNKDDNGGEASRYIFLTKFRKFLQENASGRGNMPMLCPPEYMVCFLHRLISALRYYWDEYKASNPHASFSEEAYIPPQVFYNGKVDYFDLQRLGGLLSHLRKTLKDDLASKANIVIDPLELQSTTMDDLDEDEEPAPAMAQRPMQALAVGGPLPLPRPSWLSSPTLGRANRFLSTAAVSLMTPRRPLSTSEKVKVRTLSVEQRTREDIEGSHWNEGLLLGRPPEEPEQPLTENSLLEVLDGAVMMYNLSVHQQLGKMVGVSDDVNEYAMALRDTEDKLRRCPKQRKDILAELTKSQKVFSEKLDHLSRRLAWVHATVYSQEKMLDIYWLLRVCLQTIEHGDRTGSLFAFMPEFYLSVAINSYSALKNYFGPVHSMEELPGYEETLTRLAAILAKHFADTRIVGTDIRDSLMQALASYVCYPHSLRAVERIPEEQRIAMVRNLLAPYEQRPWAQTNWILVRLWRGCGFGYRYTRLPHLLKTKLEDANLPSLQKPCPSTLLQQHMADLLQQGPDVAPSFLNSVLNQLNWAFSEFIGMIQEIQQAAERLERNFVDSRQLKVCATCFDLSVSLLRVLEMTITLVPEIFLDWTRPTSEMLLRRLAQLLNQVLNRVTAERNLFDRVVTLRLPGLESVDHYPILVAVTGILVQLLVRGPASERERATSVLLADPCFQLRSICYLLGQPEPPAPGTALPAPDRKRFSLQSYADYISADELAQVEQMLAHLTSASAQAAAASLPTSEEDLCPICYAHPISAVFQPCGHKSCKACINQHLMNNKDCFFCKATIVSVEDWEKGANTSTTSSAA; encoded by the exons GAAACCCCTGAACTTCCAGAACCTGCCAGAACATTTGGACCAGTTGCTACAGGTGGACAATGAAGAGGAGGAAAGCCAGG GACAGGTTGAAGGGCGGCTTGGCCCATCCACTGTGGTCCTGGACCACACAGGTGGCTTTGAGGGGCTTCTCCTGGTGGATGATGACCTGCTGGGG GTGATTGGACACAGCAACTTTGGCACCATCCGCTCTACCACATGCGTGTACAAAG GGAAATGGGTCTACGAGGTCCTCATCTCCTCCCAGGGGCTCATGCAGATCGGCTGGTGCACCATCAGCTGCCGCTTCAACCAGGAG GAGGGGGTTGGAGATACACACAACTCCTATGCCTATGATGGCAACCGCGTGCGCAAGTGGAACGTGACCACGACGAATTATGGCAAG GCGTGGGCAGCGGGGGACATCGTGAGCTGCCTGATCGACCTGGATGATGGCACTCTGTCCTTCTGCCT GAATGGCGTATCACTGGGCACTGCCTTTGAGAACCTGTCCAGGGGCCTGGGCATGGCCTACTTCCCAGCCATCAGCCTCTCTTTCAAGGAGTCCGTGGCCTTCAACTTTGGCAGCCGTCCTCTGCG CTACCCAGTGGCGGGCTACCGGCCCCTGCAGGACCCACCGAGCGCTGACCTGCTGCGGGCACAGAGGTTGCTGGGCTGCTTCCGGGCAGTGCTGAGTGTGGAGCTGGATCCTGTG GAGGGACGGCTGTTGGACAAGGAGAGCTCCAAGTGGCGGTTGCGGGGCCAGCCCACCGTCCTCCTCACACTGGCCCACATCTTCCATCGCTTCGCACCGCTCCTG GGGTGCCTTGTACAGAGTGGAAAGCTGCTGCCTCACCAGTGCCTGGCCTTGGTGCAGCGCAAGGTGTACCTGGTGGAGGCTGTGCTCATGAGCTTCCTGCTGGGCCTCGTGGAGAAGGGCACGCCCGCACAGGCACAGTCCGTGGTGCGCCAGGTCCTGGACCTCTTGTGGCTCTTCATGGAG GACTACGAGGTACAAGATTGCCTCAAGCAGTTGATGATGTCCCTGCTTCGGCTGTACCGGTTCTCGCCCATCGTCCCAGACCTGGGCCTACAG ATCCATTACCTGCGGCTCACTATCGCCATCCTGAGGCATGAGAAGTCCCGCAAGTTTCTGCTTAGCAATGTTCT CTTCGACGTGCTCCGCTCCGTCGTCTTCTTTTACATCAAGAGCCCCCTGCGTGTGGAGGAGGCCGGCCTACAGGAGCTCATTCCCACCACCTGGTGGCCCCACCGCTCCAGTAGGGAG GGCAAAGAGAGCACGGAGATGAAGGAGGAGACTGCAGAGGAGCGGCTGCGGCGGCGAGCCTACGAACGGGGCTGCCAGCGGCTCAGGAAACGCATTGAAG TGGTGGAAGAACTACAGGTCCAAATCCTGAAGCTGCTGCTGGACAATAAAGATGACAATGGG GGCGAAGCTTCTAGATACATCTTCCTGACCAAGTTTCGCAAGTTTCTGCAGGAGAACGCCAGTGGCCGGGGG AACATGCCCATGCTCTGCCCCCCTGAGTATATGGTCTGCTTCTTACACCGGTTGATCTCTGCCCTGCGCTACTATTGGGATGAATACAAGGCTTCCAATCCCCATGCTTCCTTCAGTGAGG AGGCCTACATCCCTCCCCAGGTCTTCTATAATGGCAAGGTGGACTACTTTGACCTGCAGCGTCTGGGGGGCCTCCTCTCGCACCTGCGGAAGACCCTCAAAG ATGACCTTGCTTCCAAAGCCAACATTGTGATTGACCCACTGGAGCTCCAGTCAACTACCATGGATGACCTAGACGAGGATGAGGAGCCTGCCCCAGCTATGGCCCAG CGCCCCATGCAGGCCCTGGCTGTTGGGGGGCCACTGCCCCTGCCCCGGCCCAGCTGGCTCAGTTCTCCAACTTTGGGCCGAGCCAACCGCTTCCTCAGCACAGCGGCTGTGAGCCTCATGACCCCACGGCGGCCTCTGAGCACCTCGGAGAAAGTGAAGGTCCGCACACTGAGCGTGGAGCAGAGGACCCGTGAGGACA TTGAAGGCAGCCACTGGAACGAGGGCTTGCTGCTGGGGCGGCCCCCCGAGGAGCCTGAGCAGCCCCTCACCGAGAACTCGCTGCTGGAAGTCCTAGATGGGGCAGTCATGATGTACAACCTCAGCGTACACCAGCAGCTGGGCAAG ATGGTGGGTGTCTCCGATGATGTCAATGAATACGCTATGGCTCTGAGGGACACAGAGGACAAGCTCCGCCGGTGCCCCAAGCAG AGAAAGGACATCCTTGCAGAGTTGACGAAGAGCCAGAAGGTTTTCTCAGAAAAGCTGGACCACCTGAGCCGTCGTCTTGCCTGGGTCCACGCCACTGTCTACTCCCAG GAGAAGATGCTGGACATCTACTGGCTGCTGCGCGTCTGCCTGCAGACCATTGAGCACGGTGATCGCACAGGGTCTCTCTTTGCCTTCATGCCCGAGTTCTACCTGAGCGTGGCCATCAACAGCTACAGTGCTCTCAAGAATTACTTTGGTCCCGTGCACAGCATGGAGGAGCTCCCAG GCTATGAAGAGACTCTGACCCGCCTGGCTGCCATTCTCGCCAAACACTTTGCCGACACACGCATTGTGGGCACTG ACATCCGAGACTCACTGATGCAGGCCCTGGCCAGCTACGTGTGCTACCCACACTCCCTGCGGGCTGTGGAGCGAATCCCTGAGGAGCA GCGTATCGCCATGGTGAGGAACCTCCTGGCACCCTATGAGCAGCGGCCCTGGGCCCAGACCAACTGGATCCTGGTGCGGCTCTGGAGG GGCTGTGGCTTCGGGTACCGCTATACACGGCTGCCACATCTGCTGAAAACCAAACTTGAGGATGCCAATTTGCCCAGCCTCCAGA AGCCCTGCCCCTCCACCCTGCTGCAGCAGCACATGGCAGACCTCCTGCAGCAGGGTCCTGATGTGGCGCCCAGCTTCCTCAACAGCGTCCTCAATCAGCTCAACTGGGCCTTCTCTGAATTCATTGGCATGATCCAGGAG ATCCAGCAGGCTGCTGAGCGCCTGGAGCGGAACTTTGTGGACAGCCGGCAGCTCAAGGTATGTGCCACCTGCTTTGACCTCTCAGTCAGCCTGCTGCGTGTCTTGGAGATGACTATCACACTGGTGCCTGAGATATTCCTTGACTGGACCCGGCCTACCTCCGAGATGCTGCTGCGGCGTCTTGCACAG CTGCTAAACCAGGTGCTGAACCGAGTGACAGCTGAGAGAAACCTGTTTGATCGTGTGGTCACCCTACGGCTGCCTG gCCTAGAGAGCGTGGACCACTACCCCATTCTGGTGGCAGTGACGGGCATCCTGGTGCAGCTCCTGGTGCGTGGCCCAGCCTCAGA GAGAGAGCGAGCCACATCAGTACTCCTGGCAGATCCCTGCTTCCAGCTACGCTCAATATGCTATCTCCTGGGACAGCCAGagcccccagcacctggcactgCCCTGCCAGCCCCTGACCGGAAGCGCTTCtccctgcagagct ATGCGGATTATATCAGTGCTGATGAGCTGGCCCAAGTGGAACAGATGCTGGCGCACCTGACCTCTGCATCTGCCCAGGCAGCAGCTGCCTCTCTG CCCACCAGTGAGGAGGACCTCTGCCCCATCTGCTATGCCCACCCCATCTCTGCTGTGTTCCAGCCCTGTGGCCACAAGTCATGCAA AGCCTGCATCAACCAGCACCTGATGAACAACAAGGACTGCTTCTTCTGCAAAGCCACCATCGTGTCTGTAGAGGACTGGGAGAAGGGAGCCAATACGAGTACTACCTCCTCAGCTGCCTAG
- the RNF123 gene encoding E3 ubiquitin-protein ligase RNF123 isoform X4 has product MASKGAGMSFSRKSYRLTSDAEKSRVTGIVQEKLLNDYLNRIFSSSDHAPPAATSRKPLNFQNLPEHLDQLLQVDNEEEESQGQVEGRLGPSTVVLDHTGGFEGLLLVDDDLLGVIGHSNFGTIRSTTCVYKGKWVYEVLISSQGLMQIGWCTISCRFNQEEGVGDTHNSYAYDGNRVRKWNVTTTNYGKAWAAGDIVSCLIDLDDGTLSFCLNGVSLGTAFENLSRGLGMAYFPAISLSFKESVAFNFGSRPLRYPVAGYRPLQDPPSADLLRAQRLLGCFRAVLSVELDPVEGRLLDKESSKWRLRGQPTVLLTLAHIFHRFAPLLRKVYLVEAVLMSFLLGLVEKGTPAQAQSVVRQVLDLLWLFMEDYEVQDCLKQLMMSLLRLYRFSPIVPDLGLQIHYLRLTIAILRHEKSRKFLLSNVLFDVLRSVVFFYIKSPLRVEEAGLQELIPTTWWPHRSSREGKESTEMKEETAEERLRRRAYERGCQRLRKRIEVVEELQVQILKLLLDNKDDNGGEASRYIFLTKFRKFLQENASGRGNMPMLCPPEYMVCFLHRLISALRYYWDEYKASNPHASFSEEAYIPPQVFYNGKVDYFDLQRLGGLLSHLRKTLKDDLASKANIVIDPLELQSTTMDDLDEDEEPAPAMAQRPMQALAVGGPLPLPRPSWLSSPTLGRANRFLSTAAVSLMTPRRPLSTSEKVKVRTLSVEQRTREDIEGSHWNEGLLLGRPPEEPEQPLTENSLLEVLDGAVMMYNLSVHQQLGKMVGVSDDVNEYAMALRDTEDKLRRCPKQRKDILAELTKSQKVFSEKLDHLSRRLAWVHATVYSQEKMLDIYWLLRVCLQTIEHGDRTGSLFAFMPEFYLSVAINSYSALKNYFGPVHSMEELPGYEETLTRLAAILAKHFADTRIVGTDIRDSLMQALASYVCYPHSLRAVERIPEEQRIAMVRNLLAPYEQRPWAQTNWILVRLWRGCGFGYRYTRLPHLLKTKLEDANLPSLQKPCPSTLLQQHMADLLQQGPDVAPSFLNSVLNQLNWAFSEFIGMIQEIQQAAERLERNFVDSRQLKVCATCFDLSVSLLRVLEMTITLVPEIFLDWTRPTSEMLLRRLAQLLNQVLNRVTAERNLFDRVVTLRLPGLESVDHYPILVAVTGILVQLLVRGPASERERATSVLLADPCFQLRSICYLLGQPEPPAPGTALPAPDRKRFSLQSYADYISADELAQVEQMLAHLTSASAQAAAASLPTSEEDLCPICYAHPISAVFQPCGHKSCKACINQHLMNNKDCFFCKATIVSVEDWEKGANTSTTSSAA; this is encoded by the exons GAAACCCCTGAACTTCCAGAACCTGCCAGAACATTTGGACCAGTTGCTACAGGTGGACAATGAAGAGGAGGAAAGCCAGG GACAGGTTGAAGGGCGGCTTGGCCCATCCACTGTGGTCCTGGACCACACAGGTGGCTTTGAGGGGCTTCTCCTGGTGGATGATGACCTGCTGGGG GTGATTGGACACAGCAACTTTGGCACCATCCGCTCTACCACATGCGTGTACAAAG GGAAATGGGTCTACGAGGTCCTCATCTCCTCCCAGGGGCTCATGCAGATCGGCTGGTGCACCATCAGCTGCCGCTTCAACCAGGAG GAGGGGGTTGGAGATACACACAACTCCTATGCCTATGATGGCAACCGCGTGCGCAAGTGGAACGTGACCACGACGAATTATGGCAAG GCGTGGGCAGCGGGGGACATCGTGAGCTGCCTGATCGACCTGGATGATGGCACTCTGTCCTTCTGCCT GAATGGCGTATCACTGGGCACTGCCTTTGAGAACCTGTCCAGGGGCCTGGGCATGGCCTACTTCCCAGCCATCAGCCTCTCTTTCAAGGAGTCCGTGGCCTTCAACTTTGGCAGCCGTCCTCTGCG CTACCCAGTGGCGGGCTACCGGCCCCTGCAGGACCCACCGAGCGCTGACCTGCTGCGGGCACAGAGGTTGCTGGGCTGCTTCCGGGCAGTGCTGAGTGTGGAGCTGGATCCTGTG GAGGGACGGCTGTTGGACAAGGAGAGCTCCAAGTGGCGGTTGCGGGGCCAGCCCACCGTCCTCCTCACACTGGCCCACATCTTCCATCGCTTCGCACCGCTCCTG CGCAAGGTGTACCTGGTGGAGGCTGTGCTCATGAGCTTCCTGCTGGGCCTCGTGGAGAAGGGCACGCCCGCACAGGCACAGTCCGTGGTGCGCCAGGTCCTGGACCTCTTGTGGCTCTTCATGGAG GACTACGAGGTACAAGATTGCCTCAAGCAGTTGATGATGTCCCTGCTTCGGCTGTACCGGTTCTCGCCCATCGTCCCAGACCTGGGCCTACAG ATCCATTACCTGCGGCTCACTATCGCCATCCTGAGGCATGAGAAGTCCCGCAAGTTTCTGCTTAGCAATGTTCT CTTCGACGTGCTCCGCTCCGTCGTCTTCTTTTACATCAAGAGCCCCCTGCGTGTGGAGGAGGCCGGCCTACAGGAGCTCATTCCCACCACCTGGTGGCCCCACCGCTCCAGTAGGGAG GGCAAAGAGAGCACGGAGATGAAGGAGGAGACTGCAGAGGAGCGGCTGCGGCGGCGAGCCTACGAACGGGGCTGCCAGCGGCTCAGGAAACGCATTGAAG TGGTGGAAGAACTACAGGTCCAAATCCTGAAGCTGCTGCTGGACAATAAAGATGACAATGGG GGCGAAGCTTCTAGATACATCTTCCTGACCAAGTTTCGCAAGTTTCTGCAGGAGAACGCCAGTGGCCGGGGG AACATGCCCATGCTCTGCCCCCCTGAGTATATGGTCTGCTTCTTACACCGGTTGATCTCTGCCCTGCGCTACTATTGGGATGAATACAAGGCTTCCAATCCCCATGCTTCCTTCAGTGAGG AGGCCTACATCCCTCCCCAGGTCTTCTATAATGGCAAGGTGGACTACTTTGACCTGCAGCGTCTGGGGGGCCTCCTCTCGCACCTGCGGAAGACCCTCAAAG ATGACCTTGCTTCCAAAGCCAACATTGTGATTGACCCACTGGAGCTCCAGTCAACTACCATGGATGACCTAGACGAGGATGAGGAGCCTGCCCCAGCTATGGCCCAG CGCCCCATGCAGGCCCTGGCTGTTGGGGGGCCACTGCCCCTGCCCCGGCCCAGCTGGCTCAGTTCTCCAACTTTGGGCCGAGCCAACCGCTTCCTCAGCACAGCGGCTGTGAGCCTCATGACCCCACGGCGGCCTCTGAGCACCTCGGAGAAAGTGAAGGTCCGCACACTGAGCGTGGAGCAGAGGACCCGTGAGGACA TTGAAGGCAGCCACTGGAACGAGGGCTTGCTGCTGGGGCGGCCCCCCGAGGAGCCTGAGCAGCCCCTCACCGAGAACTCGCTGCTGGAAGTCCTAGATGGGGCAGTCATGATGTACAACCTCAGCGTACACCAGCAGCTGGGCAAG ATGGTGGGTGTCTCCGATGATGTCAATGAATACGCTATGGCTCTGAGGGACACAGAGGACAAGCTCCGCCGGTGCCCCAAGCAG AGAAAGGACATCCTTGCAGAGTTGACGAAGAGCCAGAAGGTTTTCTCAGAAAAGCTGGACCACCTGAGCCGTCGTCTTGCCTGGGTCCACGCCACTGTCTACTCCCAG GAGAAGATGCTGGACATCTACTGGCTGCTGCGCGTCTGCCTGCAGACCATTGAGCACGGTGATCGCACAGGGTCTCTCTTTGCCTTCATGCCCGAGTTCTACCTGAGCGTGGCCATCAACAGCTACAGTGCTCTCAAGAATTACTTTGGTCCCGTGCACAGCATGGAGGAGCTCCCAG GCTATGAAGAGACTCTGACCCGCCTGGCTGCCATTCTCGCCAAACACTTTGCCGACACACGCATTGTGGGCACTG ACATCCGAGACTCACTGATGCAGGCCCTGGCCAGCTACGTGTGCTACCCACACTCCCTGCGGGCTGTGGAGCGAATCCCTGAGGAGCA GCGTATCGCCATGGTGAGGAACCTCCTGGCACCCTATGAGCAGCGGCCCTGGGCCCAGACCAACTGGATCCTGGTGCGGCTCTGGAGG GGCTGTGGCTTCGGGTACCGCTATACACGGCTGCCACATCTGCTGAAAACCAAACTTGAGGATGCCAATTTGCCCAGCCTCCAGA AGCCCTGCCCCTCCACCCTGCTGCAGCAGCACATGGCAGACCTCCTGCAGCAGGGTCCTGATGTGGCGCCCAGCTTCCTCAACAGCGTCCTCAATCAGCTCAACTGGGCCTTCTCTGAATTCATTGGCATGATCCAGGAG ATCCAGCAGGCTGCTGAGCGCCTGGAGCGGAACTTTGTGGACAGCCGGCAGCTCAAGGTATGTGCCACCTGCTTTGACCTCTCAGTCAGCCTGCTGCGTGTCTTGGAGATGACTATCACACTGGTGCCTGAGATATTCCTTGACTGGACCCGGCCTACCTCCGAGATGCTGCTGCGGCGTCTTGCACAG CTGCTAAACCAGGTGCTGAACCGAGTGACAGCTGAGAGAAACCTGTTTGATCGTGTGGTCACCCTACGGCTGCCTG gCCTAGAGAGCGTGGACCACTACCCCATTCTGGTGGCAGTGACGGGCATCCTGGTGCAGCTCCTGGTGCGTGGCCCAGCCTCAGA GAGAGAGCGAGCCACATCAGTACTCCTGGCAGATCCCTGCTTCCAGCTACGCTCAATATGCTATCTCCTGGGACAGCCAGagcccccagcacctggcactgCCCTGCCAGCCCCTGACCGGAAGCGCTTCtccctgcagagct ATGCGGATTATATCAGTGCTGATGAGCTGGCCCAAGTGGAACAGATGCTGGCGCACCTGACCTCTGCATCTGCCCAGGCAGCAGCTGCCTCTCTG CCCACCAGTGAGGAGGACCTCTGCCCCATCTGCTATGCCCACCCCATCTCTGCTGTGTTCCAGCCCTGTGGCCACAAGTCATGCAA AGCCTGCATCAACCAGCACCTGATGAACAACAAGGACTGCTTCTTCTGCAAAGCCACCATCGTGTCTGTAGAGGACTGGGAGAAGGGAGCCAATACGAGTACTACCTCCTCAGCTGCCTAG